One genomic segment of Rhinopithecus roxellana isolate Shanxi Qingling chromosome 6, ASM756505v1, whole genome shotgun sequence includes these proteins:
- the DBF4 gene encoding protein DBF4 homolog A isoform X6 — MQKQTQVKLRIQTDGDKYGGTSIQLQLKEKKKKGYCECCLQKYEDLETHLLSEQHRNFAQSNQYQVVDDIVSKLVFDFVEYEKDTPKKKRIKYSVGSLSPVSANVLKKTEQKEKVEYQHISQKDCREDDITVMEQNFLYKETQETEKELLFISEPIPHPSNELKGLNEKTTNKCSMLSTADNDIRQSFTQLPLHKNKQECILDISEHTLSENDLEELRADHYKCNVKASVHVSDFSTDNSASQPKQKSDIMLFPAKDLKEKDLHSIFTHDSGLITINSSQEHLTVQAKAPSHTTPEEPSECDIKNMDSLPSGKIHRKVKIILGRNRKNLEPNAEFDKRTEFITQEENRICSSPVQSLLDLFQTSEEKSEFLGFTSYTENSGICSVLDIWEEENSNNLLTAFFSSPSTSTFTGF, encoded by the exons ATGCAAAAGCAAACTCAGGTTAAACTAAG AATCCAAACGGATGGTGATAAGTATGGTGGAACCTCAATTCAACTCCAgttgaaagagaagaagaaaaaaggatatTGCGAATGTTGCTTGCAGAAGTATGAAGATCTAGAAACT caCCTTCTAAGTGAGCAACACAGAAACTTTGCACAGAGTAACCAGTATCAAGTTGTTGATGATATTGTATCTAAGTTAGTTTTTGACTTTGTGGAATATGAAAAGGACACACctaaaaagaaaag aataaaatacagtgtTGGATCCCTTTCTCCTGTTTCTGCAAATGTCCTGAAAAAGactgaacaaaaggaaaaagtggAATACCAAcatatttctcagaaagattgcCGGGAAGATGATATAACGGTGATGGAGCAGAATTTCCTGTATAAAGAGACCCAGGAAACTGAAAAAGAGCTTCTGTTTATTTCAGAGCCCATCCCCCACCCTTCAAATGAATTAAAAGGGCTTAATGAGAAAACGACTAATAAATGTTCCATGTTAAGTACAGCTGACAATGACATAAGACAGAGTTTTACACAGCTACCTCTacataaaaacaaacaggaaTGCATTCTTGACATTTCCGAACACACGTTAAGTGAAAATGACTTAGAAGAACTAAGGGCAGATCACTATAAATGTAACGTAAAGGCATCTGTACATGTTTCTGATTTCAGTACAGATAATAGTGCATCTCAGCCAAAACAAAAGTCAGATATTATGCTTTTTCCAGCAAAGGATCTCAAGGAAAAGGACCTTCATTCAATATTTACTCATGATTCTGGTCTGATAACAATAAACAGTTCACAAGAGCACCTAACTGTTCAGGCAAAGGCTCCATCCCATACTACTCCTGAGGAACCCAGTGAATGTGACATCAAGAATATGGATAGTTTACCTTCTGGTAAAATACAtcgaaaagtgaaaataatattaggaagaaatagaaaaaatctgGAACCAAATGCTGAATTTGATAAAAGAACTGAATTTATTacacaagaagaaaacagaatttgtaGTTCACCAGTACAATCTTTACTAGACTTGTTTCAGACTAGTGAAGAGAAATCAGAATTTTTGGGTTTCACAAGCTACACGGAAAACAGTGGTATATGCAGTGTTTTAGATATTTGGGAAGAGGAAAATTCAAATAATCTGTTAACAGCGTTTTTCTCGTCCCCTTCAACTTCTACATTTACTGGcttttag
- the DBF4 gene encoding protein DBF4 homolog A isoform X5: protein MWGKELVLVHKKQEKPCSPFDVDKPSSMQKQTQVKLRIQTDGDKYGGTSIQLQLKEKKKKGYCECCLQKYEDLETHLLSEQHRNFAQSNQYQVVDDIVSKLVFDFVEYEKDTPKKKRIKYSVGSLSPVSANVLKKTEQKEKVEYQHISQKDCREDDITVMEQNFLYKETQETEKELLFISEPIPHPSNELKGLNEKTTNKCSMLSTADNDIRQSFTQLPLHKNKQECILDISEHTLSENDLEELRADHYKCNVKASVHVSDFSTDNSASQPKQKSDIMLFPAKDLKEKDLHSIFTHDSGLITINSSQEHLTVQAKAPSHTTPEEPSECDIKNMDSLPSGKIHRKVKIILGRNRKNLEPNAEFDKRTEFITQEENRICSSPVQSLLDLFQTSEEKSEFLGFTSYTENSGICSVLDIWEEENSNNLLTAFFSSPSTSTFTGF from the exons AAGCCCTGCAGTCCATTTGATGTAGACAAGCCATCTAGTATGCAAAAGCAAACTCAGGTTAAACTAAG AATCCAAACGGATGGTGATAAGTATGGTGGAACCTCAATTCAACTCCAgttgaaagagaagaagaaaaaaggatatTGCGAATGTTGCTTGCAGAAGTATGAAGATCTAGAAACT caCCTTCTAAGTGAGCAACACAGAAACTTTGCACAGAGTAACCAGTATCAAGTTGTTGATGATATTGTATCTAAGTTAGTTTTTGACTTTGTGGAATATGAAAAGGACACACctaaaaagaaaag aataaaatacagtgtTGGATCCCTTTCTCCTGTTTCTGCAAATGTCCTGAAAAAGactgaacaaaaggaaaaagtggAATACCAAcatatttctcagaaagattgcCGGGAAGATGATATAACGGTGATGGAGCAGAATTTCCTGTATAAAGAGACCCAGGAAACTGAAAAAGAGCTTCTGTTTATTTCAGAGCCCATCCCCCACCCTTCAAATGAATTAAAAGGGCTTAATGAGAAAACGACTAATAAATGTTCCATGTTAAGTACAGCTGACAATGACATAAGACAGAGTTTTACACAGCTACCTCTacataaaaacaaacaggaaTGCATTCTTGACATTTCCGAACACACGTTAAGTGAAAATGACTTAGAAGAACTAAGGGCAGATCACTATAAATGTAACGTAAAGGCATCTGTACATGTTTCTGATTTCAGTACAGATAATAGTGCATCTCAGCCAAAACAAAAGTCAGATATTATGCTTTTTCCAGCAAAGGATCTCAAGGAAAAGGACCTTCATTCAATATTTACTCATGATTCTGGTCTGATAACAATAAACAGTTCACAAGAGCACCTAACTGTTCAGGCAAAGGCTCCATCCCATACTACTCCTGAGGAACCCAGTGAATGTGACATCAAGAATATGGATAGTTTACCTTCTGGTAAAATACAtcgaaaagtgaaaataatattaggaagaaatagaaaaaatctgGAACCAAATGCTGAATTTGATAAAAGAACTGAATTTATTacacaagaagaaaacagaatttgtaGTTCACCAGTACAATCTTTACTAGACTTGTTTCAGACTAGTGAAGAGAAATCAGAATTTTTGGGTTTCACAAGCTACACGGAAAACAGTGGTATATGCAGTGTTTTAGATATTTGGGAAGAGGAAAATTCAAATAATCTGTTAACAGCGTTTTTCTCGTCCCCTTCAACTTCTACATTTACTGGcttttag